The DNA region GACTCGCCGGGGTTCTTGATCCAGAGGTAGGCGTCGACGCCCGCCCGCCCGGTGTCGGCGGTGGGCGGCGCCCCGAGCGCGCGGCCGGGCGGGTTGCACCAGGCCTCGCCGCTCAGCGGGCCGTTGCCGTTGCGGCTGGTGTCGATGACGAAGGGCTTGCCGTCCAGCAGGGCGGAGAGCTGCCCGCCGTAGGTGGCGTTCCGGTCGGTGGTGTAGAAGTTGGAGACGTTCACCGCGAAGCCGTCCGCGGCCGCGACCCCGGACTTGCGGAGCGCCTCGGCCAGCGCGGAGGGGTCCTGCGCCCAGCCGGGGTTGCCCGCGTCCAGGTAGACCCGGACCTGCGGGCGCTTCTTCAACTCCTGTACGGCGAAGGCGAGCAGGCCGTACCGCTCGGCGGCCGCGTCGCCCTTGACCCCGCAGGTGTCCAGGGTGTGGGCGACGGCGTCCGGCTCCAGGACCACCCACGCCCGGCGGTCGCCCAGCGCCTCGGCCAGGCCGGTGATCCAGGACCGGTACGCGGCGGCGTCGGCGGCGCCGCCCGCCGAGTAGAGGCCGCAGTCCCGGTGCGGGATGTTGTAGGCGACGAGGACCGGGGTGCGGTCCGCCTCGGCGGCGCGGCGGCTCACCTGTTCGGCGATGCCGCGGGCCGCCTGGTCGCCGAGCCACTGCGAGGAGGGTTGGGTGGCGATCCGGGCCAGGGCGTCGGCCTCCGCCGTGCGGCCCTGGCCGCGCAGGGCGGCCAGTTGGCGGGCCGCGGAGGTCTGGTCGGAGACGTAGAAGGTCTGTCCGGGGAGCTGCGGCAGCGAACCGGCGCCCCCGGCGGGCACGGGCGCGGCGGTCCGCCCCGTCGGCGCGGCACCGTTCGGACTCCCGCCCCCGGCCGGGTCCCGGTCGGTGCCGGCGCTCCCCCCGGTGCACCCCGCGACTCCCGTCACCAACCCCAGCACGGCCGCTCCCACGGCCAGCCGGAATCCCACTCTTCGCCCTGCTCGGCGCACGTACCGCCCCTCCCGGACCCGGTCAGGCGACCGGCTGCTCCCCAGCTTCGCACACCGGGTACCGGCCGCCGCTCACCAGCCGGTGAACGGCGGGCGTCCGGACGCGAGTGGACGGCGCGTCAGCCGTCGGGCGGGGCCGCCCGGGCGGAACTCCGAACGGCCCCGGCGGATCAGCCCTGCTTGAGGTCCGGAACCCGCCAGTCGATCGGGTCGACGCCGAAGCCCTCCAGCGCCGTGTTGATCTGGGAGAACGGCCGGCTGCCGAAGAACAGCTTGGCGGAGAGCGGCGACGGGTGGGCGCCCTGGACCACCACGTGCTTCTCGGTGTCGATCAGCGGCAGCTTCTTCTTGGCGTAGTTGCCCCAGAGCACGAAGACCACCGGCTCCTCGCGCGCGCTCACCGCCTTGATCACCGCGTCGGTGAACTTCTCCCAGCCCTTGGCCTTGTGGGAGTTGGCCTCGTGCGCGCGGACCGTGAGCACCGCGTTGAGCAGCAGCACGCCCTGCTCGGCCCAGTGCATCAGGTAGCCGTTGTCCGGCGCCGGGATACCGAGGTCGGCGTCCAGCTCCTTGAAGATGTTGCGCAGCGACGGGGGCGTCCTGGTGCCCGGCAGCACGGAGAAGCTCATGCCGTGGGCCTGGCCGTCGTCGTGGTACGGGTCCTGGCCGAGCACGAGCACCCGGACCTTGTCGTACGGCGTGGCCTCCAGCGCGGAGAACTCCTGCCCGCTCGGCGGGAAGACCTGGTGCTCCCCGCGCTCGGCCGCCACGAAGGCCGCCAGCTGGGCGAAGTACGGCTTCTCCGTCTCGGCACCGAGCACCGTGTGCCAGGACTCGGGCAGTTCCAGCCCCGCGCCCGCGCCCGTCCCGGGCGTACCCGGCTCCGTCACGCCCGCCTCGACCGTGTCCGTCACGACATCTACCTCCCACCGGACGGCCGCTCACCGCCGCACCGCCCCGACCGCGGGCGCACTGCGGCCCTTGCACCGCACGCCCTCTTTCCACACCGAACGCTACACAGGCCCACTGACAGTCCGCTCCGTCGGCGGCGCACCGGCCCCGCTCACCCGGCCGGAGCCGCCGGGACGCCCGCGATGCCGGGGCCGGCACCGGGCCCGCCCGCGCCCGCGGACACCTCCCGGGCCGTCCCGCCGGAGCCGTCGGAGCCGTCCGAGTCCCCGGGGCCGTCCGCGCCGTCCGAGCCCCCGGAGCCGTCCATTGCCGCCCTCGCCACCCGGAAGTGCTCGACCACGTTCAGCGCCACCAGCACCACCGCCAGCACCACCAGCGCCGTGATCGCCGGCCACCGCACCATCAGCGGGGCCAGCGCCAGCACCACGGCGGCCGCCACGATCCGGGTGGTCGCCACCGCGCGGAACATCATCCACCGGGTGTACCCGAAGGTCAGCAGGTACAGCACGCAGCCCCCGTAGAGCAGGGCCACCGAGCCCGCGCCGAGCGCCTGCCGCGGGTCGGCCACCGTCTCCCCGAACCCGACCGCCACCGCGATCACCCCGGCCACCAGCGCCAGGTGCCCGTACTGGAAGACCCGCCGGATGACGTCCCGGCGCGACTCGGCGACCGTGACCGCGTGCCGCATGGCGTCCGCCGCGTGGACGAAGTACTGCCACCAGAGCCCGGCCGAGATGGTGAACGCGGCGGTGACGGCGACGAGTTCGGCCGCGTCGAGGGGCACCCCCGCCGCGGTGGCGCCGATCCCGACGATGGACTCGCCGAGCGCGACCAGCAGGAAGAGCGCGAACCGCTCCGGCATGTGGGCCGGGTGGTAGGACACCACGGCCAGCCGGCGGCGGAAGAGCACCGGCCCGGACAGGTCGCAGAGCGCCGCGAGCGCCCAGAGCACCGTCCTCGGCCCCTCCGGCAGCAGCCCTCCGGCGAACACCAGCGGGCCGCTGACCAGGACGCCCACCCCGTACGGCCCTCGCCAGACGCCCGGGATGCGGATCAGCAGGAACAGCAGCACCACCCGGGCCGCCCAGTACCCGGCGCCGAGCAGCACTCCCCGGTTCCCGTAGGCGCCGGGCACGGCCAGCGCCATGACCAGGCCGGTCAGGCCGACGGTGAGGATGCCGAGCCGGTCGCGCGGATTGTCCACGTCCCGGATGTTGGCCTGGACCGTGGTGCCGACCCAGCACCAGTAGACCGGCACGAACACCACCAGGGCCCGGGCGACGCCGGCCCAGTCGTGGTGGTGGTGCAGCAGGCCGGAGACCTGCGTGATGGCGAAGACGAAGACCAGGTCGAAGTAGAGCTCCGCCCAGGTGACCCGTTTCTCCTCCGCCTCCGCCGGCACCGCCCCCGCCGGCGCTTCCCCCGCCGACACCGCCCCCGCCGGCGCTTCCCCCGTGGTGCTCATCCCGTCCCCCTCCTCGGCACATGGCGAGCGGGCCCCGCCGTCCGACCGTCGGCCGGGGCGGCGGGGCCCGCAACAGCAGTGCCGAGGCTAGACCAGCTCGACGAGGTCCGCGATGGAGTTGAACACCCGGGTCGGCCGGTACGGGAAACGCTCCACGTCGGCGGCGGCGGTGAGGCCGGTGAGCACCAGGATGGTCTCCATGCCTGCCTCCATGCCGGCCACGATGTCGGTGTCCATCCGGTCGCCGATCATGACGGCGGTCTCCGAGTGGGCGCCGGCCGTGTTGAGCGCCTCGCGCATCATCAGCGGGTTGGGCTTGCCGACGAAGTACGGCTCGACGCCGGTCGCCTTGGTGATCAGGGCGGCGACCGAACCGGTGGCGGGGAGCACGCCCTCGGTGGACGGGCCGGTCTCGTCCGGGTTGGTGCAGATGAACCGGGCGCCCTGGTTGATCAGGCGGATCGCCTTGGTGAGCGCCTCGAAGCTGTAGGTACGGGTCTCGCCGAGGACGACGTAGTCCGGGTTGTTGTCGGTCAGCACGTAGCCGGCCTGGTAGAGCGCGGTGGTCAGGCCGGCCTCGCCGATCACGTAGGCGGTGCCGTTCGGACGCTGGCCCTTCAGGAAGCTGGCGGTGGCCAGGGCCGAGGTCCAGATGCACTCCTCCGGCACCTCCAGGCCCATCCCGGCCAGGCGGGCGCTGAGGTCGCGCGGGGTGTAGATGGAGTTGTTGGTGAGGACCAGGAACGGCTTGCCGGACTCCCGCAGCCGGCGCAGGAACTCCTCCGCGCCGGGGATCGGCGTGCCCTCGTGGATGAGGACGCCGTCCATGTCGGTCAGCCAGGACTCGATGGGCTTGCGGTCTGCCACGTGCGTGTCTCCCGAAGTCTTGCCATGTAGTGCGATGGTCGTACGAAACTGCGGCGCACCGCCGTCACCGTTGCGCCTCCCACCGGCCGGACCCTCCTCGGGACACCGGACCGCCGGGGGTACTGCTGGCTGCCCCAACGGGGCACAGCCTAATCCGCACACCTGGCCTACGGCAGCACGTCCCGCCCAGCGGACGGGCACCGGGGCCCGCGGCGGGCCGAGCGGCAGTCCGCGCGGTGGGGCGGACGGCGGGCCGGACGACGGGACGCCCCGCGGACCCGGCCCCGCGGTCCGCCCCGCCTCAACGGGTCCTTAACCCACCCCTAACCGCAGTGATGCCCCCTCAGCAGAACGGCCCGGCCCGGTTAGCGTGAACGGCACGCCGGACAGGGACGGCCCCGACGGGCCACCCCCGGCACCCCGGTGGCTGCCGCCGCCGCGCCCCCCACCGCGGCGGCGGCAGCGGCCGTCGCGCACGGCCCTCCCGGGCGCCCTCCCTCCCCGGGCGCCCTCCCTCCCCGGGCGCCCAGGAGGGTTCCCCGGCGCCGGAACCGGGGCCGACCGGGCACCCCGTGGTTGAGTAGGGCGCATGACCCCCTCCACGCGCCCCGCCTCCCGGAATGCCGACCCCGCACACCCGTTCCGCGTGGGCCTGATCGGCTACGGCCTGGCCGGCTCCGCCTTCCACGCCCCGCTGATCGCCACCACCCCCGGGCTCCGACTGGACGCGGTGGTCACCGCCAACCCCGACCGCCGCGCCCAGCTGCACAGCGAGCACCCCGACGCCCGCGCCGTCGACACCCCCGAGCAGCTGCTCGCCGACCCGGACGCGCTCGACCTGGTCGTCATCGCCTCCCCCAACCGCACCCACGTCCCGCTCGCCCGCGCCGCCCTCACCGCCGGACTGGCCACCGTGGTCGACAAGCCGCTCGCCGCCACCGCCGCCGAGGCGCTGGAACTCTGCGAGCTGGCCGAGTCGCACGGCACCCTGCTCACCGTCTTCCAGAACCGCCGCTGGGACGGCGACTTCCTCACCGCCGCCCGCCTGGTCCGGGAGGGCGCGCTCGGCCGGGTCCACCGCTTCGAGTCCCGGTTCGAGCGGTTCCGGCCCAAGCCCAAGGCCGGGTGGCGCGAGCTGGCCGACCCGGCCGAGGCCGGCGGCACCCTCTACGACCTGGGCAGCCACCTGGTCGACCAGGCGCTCGCCCTGTTCGGGCCGGTCGAGACGGTGTACGCGGAGATCGACGTCCGCCGGGACGGCGCGGTCGTCGACGACGACGCCTTCCTCGCCCTCACCCACGCCGGCGGCACCCGCTCGCACCTGTGGACCAGCGCCGTCACCCCGCTCGCCGGCCCCCGCCTGCGGGTGCTCGGCGACGCCGCCGGCTACGTCAAGTCGGGCATGGACCCGCAGGAGGCCGACCTCCGCGACGGCCGCCGCCCCGACGGCACCGCCCCCTGGGGAGCCGACGCCCCGGCCCGCTACGGCACCCTCGGCACCGACGGGTCCACCGCAGCGCTGCCCACCGACCCCGGCGACTACCCCGCCTTCTACGCGGGCGTCGCCGCCGCCCTGGCCGACCCCGGCACCCCGCCGCCGGTCGACCCGCGCGACGCCGTCGCCGTCCTCACCGTCCTGGAGGCCGCCCGCGCCTCCGCCGCCACCGGTACGACCGTCCGGCTGGACTGAAATCTCCTGAACTCCCCCCGCGCGGGCGGCCGTTCCTTCCCAACCCCGGCTCCGGACTCCTACCGTGACAGGATGGCAGCGTCGGTATGGGGAGAGGAACCGGGCGCCCGCGCGGAACGCCTGCGGCGGGAACGGGCCTGGACGGCGGAGTTCGAGAGGCACGCCCGCGAGGCGATCGAGGAGCAGGACCGCCGGTCCCGCGCCTCGGCGACCGCGTCCGCACGGGCCGGGGCCGCCGCCGTACCGGAGCCCGGGCTCAGATCCCGATGACCTCGACCGCCGAACCCAGCCCCTTGAAGTCCGCCAGGTTGCGCGTGTACAGCGGCAGGCCGTGGGCGGAGGCGACCGCGGCGATCATCAGGTCGATCCGGCGCGGACGCGGCTGGCGCCCGGCGGCGATGGTCAGGGTGACCAGCGTCCCGTACCGGGCGGCGGCCGCCGCGTCGAACGGCAGCGGGTCGAAGTCCGCCATCGCCGCGCCCAGCACCTCCAGCCGCGCCGCCCGGCTGACCGGGTCCCGGGCCATCGAGACGCCCTGCTGCAGCTCGGCGAACGTGATCGCGGTCAGCTCCGGCACGGCGGGCAGGTCGGCCGGACCGAGCAGGGCCAGGTCGATGTAGACACAGGTGTCCAGCACCCCGGCCGGCCGTCGCCGGGGCGCCCGCCGCCGCTCAGCCACGCCGCCGCTCGAACGGGTCGCCGTCCTCGTCGCCGACCAGTTCCTCGGGACCGAAGTACTCCTCGGCCTCCTTGCGCATCTGCTGGTAGTCCACCCGCGGCAGCTTCACGTGCCGCGCGACCAGCTCCTCCGCCGTGAGCCGCCGCCGGCCCGACACCGGCCGCAGCTCGGCGACCTCGACCCCGTTCCTGGTGATGTGGAAGGTCTCCCCCGCCTCCACCGCGTCCATCACCGCGGCGGAGTTGTTCCGGAACTCCCGCTGGGTAATCGTCTTCATGCCTTCCAAGGTAGCCCCGCGTAGCACCGGCGGCTACACCCCTGCACCGACCCTTCCGGGCCTTCCGGAACTCCCCGGGCGGTACCGGGACCGCTTCGGGGAGTCGGCCGTATGCTTGGCCGGAGCACTGGTCGGGGACACAGGGAGGAGCAAGCCGTGGCACTGGTCGCGATGCTGCTCGGGGTGTTCCGGGTGCTGAACGGGGAGTGGCTCGTCGAGGGCGGCGGGTCGCTGGCCTCGGTGGCGGCCGCTGCCGCCGTGGTGCTGGTGGCCGGGGCGGTCGCGGGGGCGCTGGTCGTCGCGCGGCTGCTGGGGGCGCGGGCGCCCGCCGCCGTCAGGGACGGGGCGCTGCGCAAGCGCGCGTTCCGCACGGCCTTCCTTCCGCAGCGTGATCCGGACGCCCGGGGCCGGCGGCGCCCGAGGGCGCCGGGCGCGGCCCCGGCGGCCGCGTAACCCCCGCTCCACAGCAGGGCCGTCGACGCGGCCGTCCTCCGCCGACCACTCTTTCCGCGCGCAGAGCGCCGCACGCCGCACGCACCTGCCCGGACACCCGCCACCGACACCGGTGGCGCCGCGTGTCCCGGGTGCCGGGTGCCGGCTGCCGCCGCGCGCCGAGACCCCCGGAGGGCTCGCTCCACCATGTCCGTCTTCGCACTGCTCGACCCGGCCGTCGGCCTGGCCCACGATGTCGTCGCCGTACTGGCCCAGGTCGTACCGACGGCGCTCGCGATCGTCCTGTTCACCGTCTGCGTCCGGCTGGCGCTGCACCCGCTGGCCCGGGCGGCCGCGCGGGGTGAGAAGACCCGCACCCGGCTGGCGCCGCAGGTCGCCGAGCTGAACCGGAAGCACAAGGACCGGCCGGAGAAGCTCCGGGAGGCGCTCGCCGAGCTGTACGCGAAGGAGAAGTCCTCGCCCCTCGCGGGCTGCCTGCCGATGCTGGTGCAGATCCCGTTCTTCTCGGTGATGTACCGGCTGTTCACGACGCCGAACGACCTGCTCGGCCACACCCTGTTCGGCGTCCCGCTCGGTCTGCACGCGGGGAGCGCGCAGGGCGTGGCCCAGTGGGCGGTGTTCGGCACGCTGTACGCCGGGCTGGCGGCGGTGGCGTACGTCGGCTTCCGGCGGGCCCGCCGGGCGCAGGCCGCGCAGAAGGCGCAGCAGGAGGCCCAGGCGGAGCGGGACCGGACGGCCCTGCGGGGCAAGCAGGCACGGGGCAAGCAGGCAGCGGGCGGCCGGGCCGGGGCCGACCGGGCACCGGCCGCGCCGTCGCCGCAGCCGGTGCTGGCGCTCATGCCGTACCTGTCGTTCGCCACGGTGCTGTTCGCCGCGCTGGTGCCGCTGGCGGCCGGGCTCTACCTGCTGACGACCACCGCCTGGACGGCCGCCGAGCGGGGGTGGCTGCACCGGGACTCGCCGGTGTCGGCGGGGGCCGGGGTGGCGCTGGTCTGACGGCACCGGGGCCGGTGCGCCGGCCCCGCCCGGGGTGCCGGGGTGCGGTCTGGCGGTCGGGGTGCGGTCTGACTGTCGGGCGGTCGGACGGTCGGGGTGCGGCCGGGCGGTCGGCGGCGCTGCTCTAGCCTGAGCTGATCGTTTTCGCCGGCCGCCGACCGTTCCCGGTCCCCGGCCGGCCGGACAGGTGGAGGGATGTCGTCATGGTGGTCGCTGCTCCGGCGTTGGCCGAGTTGCGGGAGGTCTGCCAGCCGCAGGCGAAGCTGGCGAGCCGCAACGGGGAGCACTGGGCGGGCCGGCTCTACATGCGGCGGCTCTCCCTGCGGACCACCCGGCACCTGGTGCGGACCCCGGTCTCGCCGAACACCCTCACCTGGCTGATGGTGGTGTGCGGGGTCGGGGCCGGGGCCGCCCTGCTGATCCCCGGGCTCACGGGCGCGGTGCTGGCGGCGGTGCTGTTCCAGGGCTTCCTGCTCTTCGACTGCGTGGACGGCGAGGTGGCCCGCTGGAAGCGCCGGTTCAGTACGGCCGGGGTGTACGTGGACCGGCTCGGCGCCTATCTGGCGGACGCCGCGCTGATGGTCGGCGCGGGTGTCCGGGCGGCCCGGGGCGGGTCGGAGCTGTGGGTGTCGGTGGGGCTGGCGGCCGCGCTGGGGGTCGTGCTGCTGAAGGCGTCGACGGATCTGGTGGACGTGGCGCGGGCGCGCAGCGGCCTGCTGCCGGCGGACGAGGAGTCGACGCAGCCGCGGTCGCAGGGCATCGCGACGGCGCGGCGGCTGGCCTCGGTCCTCAAGATCCACCGGGTGACCAACGGCATCGAGGCGTCGCTGGTGCTGCTGGCGGCGGCGGTCGTGGACGCGGCGGTGGGTTCCACCGATCCGACGCGGGCGACGGTCGCGGCGATCGCGGTGATCACCTGGGGGATGGTGGTCGCGCACCTGGCGTCGATCCTCTCGTCGTCCCGCCTGCGCTGACCGGAAGCGCGTCGCGCGGGGTCCACGACGCGTGGCGTGCTCACCCTCCCCGCCTCAAGTCAAGCCACCCTCAGGCGATTTGACGCACCGACTCCCCCGCCGTTCGGCTCCGGCGGGGGACCCGCGAGGCGCAGGCCGTCACCCTCCGCAGGACGACGCGGCCGCCGCGGTGCGGATGCGAACGTGGCGGTGGGGCCCGGGGGTCGGGCCCGGGAGGGATCACCATGAACACCGACCACTTCGTCCGGCCGCGCCGCAGCGGCCGGCTCGGCCTGCGGCTCGCCGCCGTGGCGCTGGCCGGGGCCACCGTCGTCTCGCTCGCCCCGGCGGCGGTCGCGGCGGGGGCCGAGGCTCCGGCGGCCGGGCCGTCCGCGGGGGCCACGGCCGACCGGCACCGCCCGTCCGTCGACCTCACCCCGGAGTTGCGGGACATCGTCGAGCTGGGCGCGTCGACGGCCGCGCTCGGCGAGGCCCGCGAGAACGGCCGCCGGACCTGGCGCGACGCCGAGGGGGTCGTCGACCTGGACTCCCGGCGGCCGGCGCGCGCCGACGGGCGGTTCCGGATCGGCAGCGTCACCAAGACCTTCGTCTCCACCGTGGTGCTGCAGCTGGCCGACGAGGGCCGGCTCCGGCTGGACGACCCGGTCGAGCGGTACCTGCCGGGGGTGGTGCCGAACGGCGGGGCGATCACCCTGCGGCAGCTGCTCAACCACACCAGCGGCCTGTTCGACTACCTGGAGGACCCGCAGTTCCTCTTCCACGACGAGGCGAGCCTGCGCTCCTTCCTCGCCCGGGGCCGCTGGGTGGACTACCGCCCGGAGCAGCTCGTCGCGGTCGGCGTGCAGCACGCGCCGTACTTCGCGCCCGGCCAGGACTGGCACTACTCCAACACCAACTACATCCTCACCGGGATGATCGTCAAGAAGGTCACCGGCCGCACCTGGCAGCGCGAGGTGGAGCAGCGGATCGTCAAGCCGCTGCACCTCGACGACACCTCCTTCCCGGGCTCCTCGCCCGGGATCCCCGGGCCGCACGCGCACGGGTACGTCAAGCTGCCGGAGGGTCCGGCGGACGTCACCCTGATCAACCCGACCGTCGGGGACGCGGCCGGCAACGGGCTCTCCACCACGAGCGACCTGAACCGCTTCCACGAGGCGCTGTTCGGCGGGAGGCTGCTGTCGCCCGCCCGGCTGGCCGAGATGACGGCGGCCGTCCCGGCGCCGGCGATCGGCGCGCACTACGGGCTGGGCCTGATCCGCTACGACCTGCCGTGCGGCGAGGCCTGGGGCCACACCGGCGGCATCCCGGGGTTCAACACGGTGCTGCTCGGGGCGCGGGACGGCTCGCAGCAGTTCGCCCTCTCGTTCAACCTGCTGGAGGGCGGCGAGACCGACCAGACCGGCACCACGCTGGAGGCGTTCCTCCTGAAGGCGGCGTGCGGCAAGGACACGCCGGCCCCGGCGGCCCCCGCTGCGAAGGGGGCGAAGGGGACGGACGCCGGGTCGCCGCCGAAGCTGCTCCGCTGAGACACCCGGGTCGCTCCAAGTCAAGCCCCTTGACGATGATTTGACCTGTCGTCATGTCTGCCCATCGGCCGGGTGGCCCGGTCCTCGGGACGCACGGCCGATGACCTCCACAGGACGACGCGCCGACGGTGCGGCCGGTGCGAGGCTGGTCGGGACGGCCCGGGGCCGGGCCGGAAGGGGCGGGGAACCATGACCATCGTTCAGGCTCGATCTCCGTACCGGCGCGGCAGGTTGGGGCTGCGGCTCGCCGCCGTCGCCCTGGCCGGGGCCACCGTCGTCACGCTCGCACCGACGGCGGCGGTCGCGGCCGGAACCGGATCCAACGCCGGCGCCGGAGCCGTGGAGGAACGTCGACCCCGCGTCGACGGACAGCAGGAGCTGCGGTACCTCGTGGAGCACGGCGGGATGACCGCCGCACTCGCGGAGATCCGCGTCGCCGGCCGCCCCGCGTGGCGGGGCGCCGCCGGGACCGCCGACCTGGCCGACGGGCAGCCGGCCAGGTCGGACGGCCGGTTCCGGATCGGCAGCGTCACCAAGACCTTCGTGTCGACGGTGGTGCTCCAACTGGTCGGCGAGGGCCGGATCCGACTGGACGACCCGGTCGAGCGGTACCTGCCCGGAGTCGTCCCGAACGGCGGGGCGATCACCGTCCGGCAGCTGCTGAACCACACCAGCGGGCTGTTCAACTTCACCACGGACGCGCGGTTCCTGGTCACGACCGAGGCCGAGCTCCAGGAGTACGTGTACGGGACCACCCGGTTCAAGAGCTACCGGCCGGAGCAGCTGGCCGCGATCGCCGCCGAGCACGCGCCGTACTTCGCACCCGGCCAGGGGTGGAAGTACTCGAACACCAACTACGTCCTCGCCGGGATGATCATCCGCAAGGTCACCGGGCACACCTGGCAGCGCGAGGTCGAGCGGCGGATCGTCCGGCCCCTGCAGCTGGACGACACGACGTTCCCGGGGAACGAGACGGGCCTCGGCGGCCGGCACGCCCACGCCTACGTCGACATGCCGTCCGGGCCCGCCGACATCACCCGGTTCAACCCGTCCGTCGTGGACGCCGCCGGCAACGGCGTCTCCACCACCGCGGACCTCAACCGCTTCCACGCCGCCCTGTTCGGCGGCAGGCTGCTGCGGCCGGCCCAGATGGCCGCGCTGACGGACACGGTGCC from Kitasatospora sp. NBC_00458 includes:
- a CDS encoding glycoside hydrolase family 6 protein; translation: MPAGGAGSLPQLPGQTFYVSDQTSAARQLAALRGQGRTAEADALARIATQPSSQWLGDQAARGIAEQVSRRAAEADRTPVLVAYNIPHRDCGLYSAGGAADAAAYRSWITGLAEALGDRRAWVVLEPDAVAHTLDTCGVKGDAAAERYGLLAFAVQELKKRPQVRVYLDAGNPGWAQDPSALAEALRKSGVAAADGFAVNVSNFYTTDRNATYGGQLSALLDGKPFVIDTSRNGNGPLSGEAWCNPPGRALGAPPTADTGRAGVDAYLWIKNPGESDGECGRGEPRAGEFWLPYALGLARAAG
- a CDS encoding uracil-DNA glycosylase, producing the protein MELPESWHTVLGAETEKPYFAQLAAFVAAERGEHQVFPPSGQEFSALEATPYDKVRVLVLGQDPYHDDGQAHGMSFSVLPGTRTPPSLRNIFKELDADLGIPAPDNGYLMHWAEQGVLLLNAVLTVRAHEANSHKAKGWEKFTDAVIKAVSAREEPVVFVLWGNYAKKKLPLIDTEKHVVVQGAHPSPLSAKLFFGSRPFSQINTALEGFGVDPIDWRVPDLKQG
- a CDS encoding low temperature requirement protein A — encoded protein: MSTTGEAPAGAVSAGEAPAGAVPAEAEEKRVTWAELYFDLVFVFAITQVSGLLHHHHDWAGVARALVVFVPVYWCWVGTTVQANIRDVDNPRDRLGILTVGLTGLVMALAVPGAYGNRGVLLGAGYWAARVVLLFLLIRIPGVWRGPYGVGVLVSGPLVFAGGLLPEGPRTVLWALAALCDLSGPVLFRRRLAVVSYHPAHMPERFALFLLVALGESIVGIGATAAGVPLDAAELVAVTAAFTISAGLWWQYFVHAADAMRHAVTVAESRRDVIRRVFQYGHLALVAGVIAVAVGFGETVADPRQALGAGSVALLYGGCVLYLLTFGYTRWMMFRAVATTRIVAAAVVLALAPLMVRWPAITALVVLAVVLVALNVVEHFRVARAAMDGSGGSDGADGPGDSDGSDGSGGTAREVSAGAGGPGAGPGIAGVPAAPAG
- a CDS encoding HAD-IIA family hydrolase, with product MADRKPIESWLTDMDGVLIHEGTPIPGAEEFLRRLRESGKPFLVLTNNSIYTPRDLSARLAGMGLEVPEECIWTSALATASFLKGQRPNGTAYVIGEAGLTTALYQAGYVLTDNNPDYVVLGETRTYSFEALTKAIRLINQGARFICTNPDETGPSTEGVLPATGSVAALITKATGVEPYFVGKPNPLMMREALNTAGAHSETAVMIGDRMDTDIVAGMEAGMETILVLTGLTAAADVERFPYRPTRVFNSIADLVELV
- a CDS encoding Gfo/Idh/MocA family protein, translating into MTPSTRPASRNADPAHPFRVGLIGYGLAGSAFHAPLIATTPGLRLDAVVTANPDRRAQLHSEHPDARAVDTPEQLLADPDALDLVVIASPNRTHVPLARAALTAGLATVVDKPLAATAAEALELCELAESHGTLLTVFQNRRWDGDFLTAARLVREGALGRVHRFESRFERFRPKPKAGWRELADPAEAGGTLYDLGSHLVDQALALFGPVETVYAEIDVRRDGAVVDDDAFLALTHAGGTRSHLWTSAVTPLAGPRLRVLGDAAGYVKSGMDPQEADLRDGRRPDGTAPWGADAPARYGTLGTDGSTAALPTDPGDYPAFYAGVAAALADPGTPPPVDPRDAVAVLTVLEAARASAATGTTVRLD
- a CDS encoding type II toxin-antitoxin system VapC family toxin encodes the protein MAERRRAPRRRPAGVLDTCVYIDLALLGPADLPAVPELTAITFAELQQGVSMARDPVSRAARLEVLGAAMADFDPLPFDAAAAARYGTLVTLTIAAGRQPRPRRIDLMIAAVASAHGLPLYTRNLADFKGLGSAVEVIGI
- a CDS encoding type II toxin-antitoxin system Phd/YefM family antitoxin — translated: MKTITQREFRNNSAAVMDAVEAGETFHITRNGVEVAELRPVSGRRRLTAEELVARHVKLPRVDYQQMRKEAEEYFGPEELVGDEDGDPFERRRG
- a CDS encoding DUF6412 domain-containing protein, which gives rise to MALVAMLLGVFRVLNGEWLVEGGGSLASVAAAAAVVLVAGAVAGALVVARLLGARAPAAVRDGALRKRAFRTAFLPQRDPDARGRRRPRAPGAAPAAA
- a CDS encoding YidC/Oxa1 family membrane protein insertase gives rise to the protein MSVFALLDPAVGLAHDVVAVLAQVVPTALAIVLFTVCVRLALHPLARAAARGEKTRTRLAPQVAELNRKHKDRPEKLREALAELYAKEKSSPLAGCLPMLVQIPFFSVMYRLFTTPNDLLGHTLFGVPLGLHAGSAQGVAQWAVFGTLYAGLAAVAYVGFRRARRAQAAQKAQQEAQAERDRTALRGKQARGKQAAGGRAGADRAPAAPSPQPVLALMPYLSFATVLFAALVPLAAGLYLLTTTAWTAAERGWLHRDSPVSAGAGVALV
- a CDS encoding CDP-alcohol phosphatidyltransferase family protein; translation: MVVAAPALAELREVCQPQAKLASRNGEHWAGRLYMRRLSLRTTRHLVRTPVSPNTLTWLMVVCGVGAGAALLIPGLTGAVLAAVLFQGFLLFDCVDGEVARWKRRFSTAGVYVDRLGAYLADAALMVGAGVRAARGGSELWVSVGLAAALGVVLLKASTDLVDVARARSGLLPADEESTQPRSQGIATARRLASVLKIHRVTNGIEASLVLLAAAVVDAAVGSTDPTRATVAAIAVITWGMVVAHLASILSSSRLR
- a CDS encoding serine hydrolase domain-containing protein translates to MNTDHFVRPRRSGRLGLRLAAVALAGATVVSLAPAAVAAGAEAPAAGPSAGATADRHRPSVDLTPELRDIVELGASTAALGEARENGRRTWRDAEGVVDLDSRRPARADGRFRIGSVTKTFVSTVVLQLADEGRLRLDDPVERYLPGVVPNGGAITLRQLLNHTSGLFDYLEDPQFLFHDEASLRSFLARGRWVDYRPEQLVAVGVQHAPYFAPGQDWHYSNTNYILTGMIVKKVTGRTWQREVEQRIVKPLHLDDTSFPGSSPGIPGPHAHGYVKLPEGPADVTLINPTVGDAAGNGLSTTSDLNRFHEALFGGRLLSPARLAEMTAAVPAPAIGAHYGLGLIRYDLPCGEAWGHTGGIPGFNTVLLGARDGSQQFALSFNLLEGGETDQTGTTLEAFLLKAACGKDTPAPAAPAAKGAKGTDAGSPPKLLR